The proteins below come from a single Deltaproteobacteria bacterium genomic window:
- a CDS encoding type I polyketide synthase encodes MSATPSQQPTLSPTKRALQALRAVRSKLEALEQAQKEPIAIIGMGCRLPGDIETPEAFWELLREGRDAIAEIPASRWDVGHYYDPDVAVPGKMITRQGGFLQRIDEFDPHFFGIAPREAMSMDPQQHLLLEVCWEALENAGVVPADLKGSRTGVFVGICNQDYSTLLMSRDETAIDAYMTTGLAHSVAAGRLAYSLGLQGPCLAVDTACSSSLVSVHLASQSLRNRECDFAIAGGVNLILCPETSINFSKNRMLAPDGRCKTFAATANGFGRGEGCGLIVLKRLSDVVPSQDQVLALIRGSAINQDGASSGLTVPNGPAQQSVIREALKNAGLSPDQINYLEAHGTGTSLGDPIEMGALSAVFGPTRQPQEPLIVGSVKTNLGHLEGAAGISGLMKLVLALRHEEIPAHLHFTAPSPHIPWDTMPIVVPSQARAWPAGSKPRLAGVSSFGFSGTNAHVILEEAPWVSKREAKAEPVEIYTEPVLERPLHILTLTARSPQALQAQAASYAAHLTDATHVSLADVCYTANTTRSVFEQRLVVVASNTEEMRSKLERFNAGHREQLVAQGDVRTTEQPRVAWLFSGQGSQYPGMGSSLYQTQPVFRRAFDECARILDPLLGRSLSALVFDQTSPDLHRTAFTQPALFALEYALAQMWLSWGVRPDAVIGHSVGEYVAACIAGVFTLEDALRLIATRGRLMQALPRNGAMVAVFTGQEQVIRAIVTLGSNVSIAAVNSSTETVVSGERTAVQRLVEHITAMGIRTQELSVSHAFHSDLMEPMLAEYEQVVRGVSLSLPRIRLVSNLTGEVVSQQVTEPTYWCRHLRKPVLFAAGLATLRQHGLQALVEMGPHPVLVGMARSQVLNQASSPALYLPSLRKGQQDWMVLAHSLTDLYLAGVPIDWTGFDAPYQRHRTALPTYPFQRKRYWFTENATSRRQSSVPTSPLVSLLQEGDAEALAGHLQASGELTAEEVKCLPKLTELLIRQHHQQPQEEQNGLCYRLTWQKKARSTERREDKRSADRRTGTWLIVAHPDALELAEPLRDVGRCSFRVVLGSADQHVTAKKRLINSLEAVPTGETVLRQAQYEREKHSDGVSSSVHPELVEGWMANLSTASNTWIIDATNEDEYHHVLEEVMAKTTIEGVAYLWPAEVRPEQQLHGLGEEGLMPVVRLARALARFTSPPRLWLITQAATTAGDAAPLSPFPSLLWGMGRSLFLEHPALKGGIVDVSSQPSTSEIQALCQELLDSQGEDNITLRAGKRYVARLQTSLDVTTTMPRLKSDGAYLVTGGLGALGLQVARFLAQHGAGQVVLMGRREATAQAKELVDSLQDLNTHVVVAQADCTAEAEVHRVLDEIAASGFTLKGVIHAAGVLIPRSVSELDHECLRTVVAPKVQGAWTLHRVTQQLTLDFFVCFSSVSAVLGTAFQAHYTAANAFLDGLAEYRRGLGLPALSINWGLWEGRGMVDDESARRVTDTGIKALSSHTALALFGRLLRTDQSRAVVLNADWQRLKSLYEVRGKQPVLEFMGSTMQEETTAKASAILDQLQAMTVRDRFDFLVSYLQEQVSAVLYFDANTTPDSKHGFIDIGLDSLTAVELKGRVETELGCPLSPSVMFDYPNIEALTSHLLEQLSAMTPERERKAQNDKGAAVVVVEEAAVQADVRQLSDTEIAAFIDNELATLTDEG; translated from the coding sequence ATGAGTGCTACCCCTTCCCAGCAACCTACACTGTCTCCCACCAAGAGAGCCTTACAGGCCCTACGGGCTGTACGCTCCAAGCTTGAAGCGCTTGAACAGGCACAAAAGGAGCCGATCGCTATCATTGGTATGGGGTGTCGTTTGCCCGGTGACATCGAGACCCCGGAAGCCTTCTGGGAACTGTTGCGCGAGGGGAGGGATGCCATTGCGGAGATTCCGGCGTCGCGCTGGGATGTGGGCCACTACTATGATCCCGATGTTGCCGTGCCGGGAAAGATGATCACACGCCAGGGCGGGTTCCTGCAGCGCATCGACGAATTCGACCCACATTTCTTTGGTATTGCGCCGCGTGAGGCGATGAGCATGGATCCTCAGCAACATCTGCTCTTGGAGGTGTGTTGGGAAGCGCTGGAAAATGCGGGCGTGGTTCCGGCTGACCTCAAAGGCAGTCGCACCGGTGTGTTTGTCGGAATTTGCAATCAGGATTATAGCACTCTCCTTATGTCCCGCGACGAAACCGCGATCGACGCCTATATGACCACCGGCCTGGCGCATAGTGTCGCCGCCGGACGGCTGGCCTACAGCCTGGGTTTGCAGGGGCCTTGTTTAGCAGTTGATACCGCCTGCTCTTCTTCCCTAGTGTCAGTGCACCTTGCCAGCCAAAGCCTGCGTAACCGCGAGTGTGATTTTGCCATCGCCGGTGGAGTCAATCTGATTCTCTGTCCGGAGACCAGCATTAACTTCTCCAAGAATCGCATGCTCGCACCCGATGGCCGCTGTAAGACCTTTGCCGCTACAGCTAATGGCTTCGGCCGCGGTGAAGGGTGTGGTCTTATCGTGCTTAAGCGATTGTCGGACGTTGTGCCAAGTCAGGATCAGGTGCTCGCTCTCATCCGTGGCTCAGCCATCAATCAAGATGGCGCGTCCAGCGGCCTGACGGTGCCCAATGGCCCGGCCCAGCAATCAGTCATTCGTGAGGCGCTGAAAAACGCGGGATTGAGTCCAGACCAGATCAACTACCTCGAAGCGCACGGGACAGGAACCAGTTTGGGCGACCCGATTGAAATGGGTGCGCTCAGTGCGGTCTTTGGGCCAACTCGTCAACCACAAGAGCCGTTGATTGTGGGGTCAGTGAAAACCAATCTTGGTCACCTGGAAGGAGCGGCGGGCATCAGTGGACTGATGAAGCTCGTCCTGGCGCTCAGGCATGAGGAGATTCCTGCTCACCTACATTTTACTGCGCCGAGTCCGCATATCCCGTGGGACACGATGCCGATCGTTGTCCCCAGTCAGGCACGGGCATGGCCCGCAGGCAGCAAGCCTCGCTTAGCCGGAGTGAGTTCGTTTGGCTTCAGTGGTACCAATGCGCATGTCATCCTTGAAGAAGCACCGTGGGTGAGCAAGCGGGAGGCAAAGGCTGAACCTGTCGAGATCTACACCGAACCGGTGCTCGAACGCCCACTCCATATCCTCACCCTCACTGCCCGTTCTCCTCAAGCGCTGCAAGCCCAGGCTGCGAGTTACGCTGCTCACCTTACCGACGCGACTCACGTGTCCCTCGCCGATGTTTGTTATACCGCCAACACCACCCGCTCGGTGTTTGAGCAACGACTGGTTGTTGTTGCTAGTAACACTGAGGAGATGCGGAGCAAGCTCGAGCGCTTCAACGCGGGCCATCGCGAACAGTTAGTTGCCCAGGGTGATGTCCGTACCACTGAACAGCCGCGTGTGGCGTGGTTATTTAGTGGGCAAGGGTCACAATATCCTGGGATGGGCTCCAGTCTGTACCAGACACAACCAGTGTTCCGTCGGGCGTTTGATGAATGCGCCCGTATTCTTGACCCCTTGCTTGGCCGCTCTCTCTCCGCGCTGGTGTTTGACCAAACCTCGCCTGATCTACATCGGACAGCGTTTACCCAGCCGGCACTCTTTGCCCTCGAGTATGCCTTAGCCCAGATGTGGTTGTCATGGGGTGTTCGACCGGATGCGGTCATTGGCCATAGCGTGGGCGAGTACGTCGCCGCCTGTATCGCTGGGGTTTTCACTCTGGAAGATGCGCTCCGGTTGATTGCGACACGTGGCCGTCTTATGCAGGCGCTCCCGCGCAATGGCGCGATGGTTGCCGTTTTTACTGGCCAGGAACAGGTCATTCGGGCCATCGTTACTCTCGGTAGTAATGTGTCGATCGCCGCTGTCAACAGCAGTACGGAAACGGTCGTTTCGGGCGAACGCACGGCTGTGCAAAGGCTGGTGGAGCACATAACAGCCATGGGGATCCGCACGCAAGAACTGAGCGTGTCACATGCGTTCCACTCGGACCTAATGGAGCCGATGCTGGCTGAGTACGAACAGGTTGTTCGTGGCGTTTCGCTGTCTTTACCGCGCATCCGTCTGGTGTCTAATCTGACCGGAGAAGTTGTCTCGCAGCAGGTGACTGAGCCCACCTACTGGTGTCGTCATCTACGCAAGCCGGTGCTTTTCGCAGCAGGGCTCGCCACGCTCCGTCAACACGGCCTACAAGCGTTGGTGGAAATGGGGCCGCATCCCGTCCTGGTTGGCATGGCGCGATCACAGGTTCTCAACCAAGCATCTTCTCCAGCGTTGTATCTGCCGAGCCTGCGCAAGGGGCAGCAGGATTGGATGGTACTGGCACACAGCCTGACTGATCTCTATCTCGCTGGTGTACCAATTGACTGGACAGGTTTCGACGCGCCCTACCAACGACATCGCACAGCCCTGCCAACCTATCCTTTTCAGCGCAAACGCTATTGGTTTACTGAGAACGCAACCTCTCGACGGCAATCCTCTGTACCGACCTCTCCGCTGGTTTCTCTCCTGCAAGAAGGCGACGCCGAAGCTTTAGCCGGGCACCTGCAAGCTAGCGGAGAGCTAACGGCGGAAGAGGTGAAGTGTCTGCCAAAGCTGACCGAGCTGTTGATCCGCCAGCATCACCAGCAACCGCAGGAAGAACAGAACGGCTTGTGCTACCGACTGACGTGGCAGAAAAAGGCGCGTAGCACCGAGCGGCGTGAGGACAAACGGTCTGCCGACCGTCGCACTGGTACTTGGTTGATTGTAGCGCATCCTGACGCACTCGAACTCGCCGAGCCCCTGCGCGACGTCGGACGGTGTTCTTTCCGCGTTGTGCTGGGTAGTGCGGATCAACATGTGACTGCTAAGAAGCGGTTGATAAATTCCCTTGAGGCTGTTCCAACAGGCGAAACCGTGCTTCGACAAGCTCAGTACGAACGGGAAAAGCACAGCGACGGTGTATCTTCTTCCGTTCACCCTGAGCTTGTCGAAGGGTGGATGGCGAATTTGTCAACAGCTTCTAACACCTGGATCATCGATGCGACCAACGAGGACGAGTATCACCATGTGCTGGAAGAAGTCATGGCTAAGACCACGATTGAAGGCGTCGCTTACCTCTGGCCTGCAGAGGTCAGACCCGAGCAGCAATTGCACGGACTGGGGGAAGAGGGTCTCATGCCAGTGGTGCGACTCGCGCGCGCGCTTGCTCGGTTCACGTCTCCACCCCGCCTGTGGCTGATCACGCAAGCGGCCACCACGGCTGGGGATGCGGCGCCACTATCTCCCTTCCCGTCACTTCTGTGGGGCATGGGCCGGTCGCTCTTCCTGGAGCACCCCGCACTGAAGGGTGGGATCGTGGATGTGAGTTCACAGCCGAGTACAAGCGAAATTCAGGCGCTGTGCCAGGAGCTACTAGATTCACAAGGAGAGGACAACATTACGCTGCGCGCGGGCAAGCGCTATGTCGCGCGTCTGCAAACATCACTTGATGTGACAACGACGATGCCCCGACTCAAGTCCGATGGTGCTTACCTTGTCACTGGTGGTTTGGGAGCACTAGGACTACAGGTCGCCCGTTTCCTCGCGCAACACGGAGCTGGTCAGGTGGTGCTCATGGGTCGTCGCGAGGCAACCGCGCAGGCCAAAGAGCTCGTGGACTCCCTGCAAGACCTGAACACGCACGTGGTAGTGGCGCAAGCTGATTGTACCGCTGAAGCAGAGGTACATAGGGTTCTCGACGAGATCGCGGCCAGCGGGTTCACGCTCAAAGGGGTGATCCATGCCGCTGGGGTCCTAATCCCGCGATCCGTCAGTGAACTCGACCACGAGTGTTTGCGTACTGTGGTCGCTCCCAAAGTACAGGGAGCCTGGACGTTGCACCGCGTAACCCAACAACTCACGCTCGACTTTTTTGTCTGTTTCTCGTCGGTCTCCGCTGTTTTGGGTACGGCCTTTCAAGCGCACTATACGGCAGCGAACGCCTTTTTAGACGGCTTGGCTGAGTACCGTCGCGGCCTTGGCTTGCCCGCCCTCAGTATCAACTGGGGGCTCTGGGAAGGACGGGGAATGGTAGATGACGAGTCGGCGCGACGTGTTACGGACACTGGTATTAAAGCACTGTCGTCGCATACGGCACTCGCTCTGTTTGGTCGCCTCCTCAGAACAGATCAGTCTCGAGCCGTCGTGTTGAATGCAGATTGGCAGCGCCTCAAGAGCTTGTATGAAGTTCGCGGCAAGCAGCCTGTGCTCGAGTTTATGGGCAGCACGATGCAGGAGGAAACGACCGCAAAGGCCTCGGCTATCCTCGACCAATTACAAGCGATGACGGTCCGCGACCGGTTCGATTTCTTGGTTTCCTATCTGCAAGAGCAAGTCAGCGCGGTGCTGTATTTTGACGCGAATACTACGCCAGATTCTAAACACGGCTTCATTGATATCGGTCTCGATTCACTGACCGCCGTAGAACTGAAGGGTCGGGTTGAGACCGAATTAGGTTGTCCTCTGTCTCCGTCAGTGATGTTCGATTATCCCAATATCGAGGCGCTCACCAGCCATTTATTGGAGCAGCTTTCAGCGATGACGCCAGAGCGCGAGAGAAAAGCCCAGAACGATAAGGGAGCGGCGGTTGTTGTGGTAGAGGAAGCCGCCGTCCAGGCTGATGTCCGGCAACTTTCTGATACCGAAATCGCGGCGTTCATCGACAACGAGCTCGCGACGCTGACCGACGAAGGATAG